From the Tigriopus californicus strain San Diego chromosome 4, Tcal_SD_v2.1, whole genome shotgun sequence genome, the window GACGAGGCTGGGCAAAAAGGGTATAAGCCGATTGTGAATGGTTACCacaaccaacaacaatctcAAACTTCTTGGACCAACAATCAGAGGTATCAGAGCTCAAAGCCCACATCTTCCAATCCTATGCCTCCACCACGTGTTCCATCGGCTGGATTGGACATGAACTCAATGCTCAACTTGCAAAATAACCAACTCTTGAACGACTTCATTAAGAAGCAGGAACTGTATCAACAAGGTCAATCTAGCCCGAAACCTAATAGCTTCTCTCCCTCCGGACAAGCTTCAACGCCGATATCCATCAATGGTGAGGAAATTCAGAGCCCTAACCAACAATCGATCATGATCAACAACTTTCACGTGCCAACCCAAGGCCCATCAAAGACTTCGGCCCGACCTTATCTAGTGGAACCAATGAACGCTTACAATCCTCCCAGCACAACGCCTCTGAGGCCATCCTCGGCGACAGACTCACATACCCAAATGGTGAGCTACAttgtgaagaagaagaaagccCCCATGGAAGTCAAGATTTCGTCGGATGCCATCTTGCTCTCACATCATGGACGAGACCAAGAAAACCTTAAGCAATCCAATGGCTATCAACGACCTTCGAACCCGGTTTACACACGCATTGGCTATCAAGGTAGATCGAGAGATTCTGACATTGAAGATGCATCGTCATCCGAAAGCGATCCGATTTCTGAAAGTTGACGGTGTTTGTGTATTCCGAGGCGAATAAATAAACTAAATAGAAAATGCTTTCGCGAGTTCAGTTACTCGATCAGGGGACTTTCTCTGAACATTTTGAACTTCTGCATGAGTTGCAACTCGTCTTGGGCGGATCCGATGATTTGGAAGTGTTTGACGTCGATCGCCATGCGATGTGGCAGGTTTTCTTTGGTGGCAAAATAGAGGTACATTTGATGTCTCTTGGCATCTTGATCCGAATGGTTCGTTTTGTGACTGGCAGTGTCGTCACTGCTGTCATCCTCTTTCACAAACCCTTCCACATGGAAGTCGCGACTGAGTTTGTACTCATTCCCTCTGGCATTGAAGTTCAGCATGTTGAGCTTTGCAATTAGAAGTGGTTTGGGAATGTCGTAGAATGAGCTATTGATTACTTCAATCTTGGACTGGAGATCGTCGCACATCAGAGCGTAGTAGCAAGAGTCAAAGTGGCACTGGAACAAGGTTAATTCCTGATTGATCTCTGAGCTTGAAGTACTCTCAGGCTCTGCACACTTGACAAATAATCCTAAGGAGCATTGCTTGGCACTGCAATCACGTAGAATACAGTGGTTCATCTCCTTGAATTGATTAGAGATTTGGAATCCAATCCGGAGACCAATGATTTCTGTGGACGAGATGTTGACGTTCAGATTTTCGGAGAGAACCACTCCTTGGCCAAGAGCCAAAGCTCGTGGAACCTCGGCGCCCGTTTCAATCAGATTCATGTCGATATCGACTCGTTTAAGGGAATGGAGAGAGAACCCGATGGAGTCCAAGTGGGAGCAATATATCATGTTACCCAGGAGCTGGAATTAGGAAcgttttttgtttcatttcgtttgattgaaaaattaaagttCAAAAGAGTAGTAGGTTGCCTTACCTGAGTTGTTCCTCCAGTCATGGAAAAGGCATGGGAAGGACAGTCTTGATCGTACTTGATGAGATCAAACTGACAGCCAGTCATTGTGCCAACAAGGTTGCTTTCGTGGTGAACAATTATCTTCAAACCATCCTGGAGGTCATAAAACACGGAGTCTGCCACGGTGATGATAGCCGATGTCTTTTCCTCTGGGGTGATAACAGTTATAAAACTATATAACTCGTTTACACAGCACGAGTCAATCGATATTCTCGGCCTCGGACCCTGGAAgattatttttgctttaaaaaagtttccatcttcaatcAATGCtgaatcaaaaatcaaatcttacCTGGAAACAAAGCATTCGTTTGCAATTGCCCAATCCGTCGAATATGCAATGCCTGAATTTCACCGTGGTCTCTGTAGCAAAGTTCGGACTGATCACGTACATGCACGTGTTCACAGGACTTTCAATGACACAATCTTCGAGAACCGTGACACCGTCCATAAAGTACACATCCTCATTGGAATCAATGTCCAATCCCACTTCCAATTTCAACCGTTTGAGCAAAACAGCAGATGATCCCCATTTGACAATCGATCCGGAGATGATGCATTTGCTTGCTGAGCAACCAATCAAACACACTGCCTTCCTGATTTCAAAGGGG encodes:
- the LOC131878725 gene encoding uncharacterized protein LOC131878725 isoform X2, whose protein sequence is MKELSTDEKAELQLQFPHGLDDNALLGTCEVQDMTEAISRLMNGTDTMAEVRTSLARVHEQQVIQFFDHLVESVERVPMSGETVDEFEFRRRETSLEHRTSYLKYRQEPFQVRDKFLDGDRFYRDNKYVDAYSSFCDAIFACEARPLAELSDHYSEEFEGKKVPFNLVYLNLKMKQIESLLLAKDYERASIYSHALLTWMTVHSARDVAGYFASYHSESYSLLQIWMGEAEIALGNHHRAIDKCSVAIRNFCQLKSTVALERSIYSVRQNFFEQLIESYEKGGDLKGVPEDRAKANIVVSQHREKGFEQGQFILNDLVTALRIAKNGDTIFLEEGTYTNGAMDPNQMENPEKKVPFEIRKAVCLIGCSASKCIISGSIVKWGSSAVLLKRLKLEVGLDIDSNEDVYFMDGVTVLEDCVIESPVNTCMYVISPNFATETTVKFRHCIFDGLGNCKRMLCFQGPRPRISIDSCCVNELYSFITVITPEEKTSAIITVADSVFYDLQDGLKIIVHHESNLVGTMTGCQFDLIKYDQDCPSHAFSMTGGTTQLLGNMIYCSHLDSIGFSLHSLKRVDIDMNLIETGAEVPRALALGQGVVLSENLNVNISSTEIIGLRIGFQISNQFKEMNHCILRDCSAKQCSLGLFVKCAEPESTSSSEINQELTLFQCHFDSCYYALMCDDLQSKIEVINSSFYDIPKPLLIAKLNMLNFNARGNEYKLSRDFHVEGFVKEDDSSDDTASHKTNHSDQDAKRHQMYLYFATKENLPHRMAIDVKHFQIIGSAQDELQLMQKFKMFRESPLIE
- the LOC131878725 gene encoding uncharacterized protein LOC131878725 isoform X1, with the protein product MCGGEKERKGIGTRNQRETMTKAIMDERDIGQSEERMKSRNGTSHLQDWVNTIIGMKELSTDEKAELQLQFPHGLDDNALLGTCEVQDMTEAISRLMNGTDTMAEVRTSLARVHEQQVIQFFDHLVESVERVPMSGETVDEFEFRRRETSLEHRTSYLKYRQEPFQVRDKFLDGDRFYRDNKYVDAYSSFCDAIFACEARPLAELSDHYSEEFEGKKVPFNLVYLNLKMKQIESLLLAKDYERASIYSHALLTWMTVHSARDVAGYFASYHSESYSLLQIWMGEAEIALGNHHRAIDKCSVAIRNFCQLKSTVALERSIYSVRQNFFEQLIESYEKGGDLKGVPEDRAKANIVVSQHREKGFEQGQFILNDLVTALRIAKNGDTIFLEEGTYTNGAMDPNQMENPEKKVPFEIRKAVCLIGCSASKCIISGSIVKWGSSAVLLKRLKLEVGLDIDSNEDVYFMDGVTVLEDCVIESPVNTCMYVISPNFATETTVKFRHCIFDGLGNCKRMLCFQGPRPRISIDSCCVNELYSFITVITPEEKTSAIITVADSVFYDLQDGLKIIVHHESNLVGTMTGCQFDLIKYDQDCPSHAFSMTGGTTQLLGNMIYCSHLDSIGFSLHSLKRVDIDMNLIETGAEVPRALALGQGVVLSENLNVNISSTEIIGLRIGFQISNQFKEMNHCILRDCSAKQCSLGLFVKCAEPESTSSSEINQELTLFQCHFDSCYYALMCDDLQSKIEVINSSFYDIPKPLLIAKLNMLNFNARGNEYKLSRDFHVEGFVKEDDSSDDTASHKTNHSDQDAKRHQMYLYFATKENLPHRMAIDVKHFQIIGSAQDELQLMQKFKMFRESPLIE